A genomic region of Lysinibacillus sp. 2017 contains the following coding sequences:
- a CDS encoding ammonium transporter — MTNEALELSINLVWVMLGAFFVFFMHAGFAMVEAGFTRSKNAVSILMKNILTISIGGIVYYVAGYAIMFGDSAGGFIGTSGFALIGVNDIAFFVFQAMFAATCATIISGAVAERTNIMAYMVIVVAMTLFVYPVVGHWIWQGDGWLTALGFTDFAGSTVVHLTGAVGALVVAAMVGPRVGKYTKAVVNVIPGHSIPLGALGVFILWLGWYGFNGASTLAADPASVPGVIANTFLAASGGVIATAFYTRLRYGFIDGSLTLNGALAGLVSITAGALNLNIGFAIVAGAVGGIILVEAVRFIEHKLRVDDPVGAIAVHGVCGIWGTLAVGLFDKTGGGLIYGHGATLLGVQALGVAAVIIWTASTVGIATYIIKVFIPLRVAYEEEVEGLDIAEHGAYAYEMQDMFKGVTKSNDSFAQRLTNLGKAPSASNIQEKQV, encoded by the coding sequence ATGACAAATGAAGCATTGGAACTTTCAATCAATTTAGTTTGGGTAATGCTCGGTGCATTCTTCGTATTCTTTATGCACGCGGGATTTGCAATGGTAGAGGCTGGCTTTACGCGTTCAAAAAATGCAGTCAGCATTTTAATGAAAAATATTTTAACGATTTCAATCGGAGGAATTGTTTATTACGTAGCAGGCTACGCCATCATGTTTGGTGACAGTGCCGGTGGATTTATCGGTACTTCTGGTTTCGCACTTATAGGCGTTAACGATATCGCATTCTTCGTATTCCAGGCTATGTTCGCAGCAACATGCGCAACAATTATTTCAGGTGCCGTTGCAGAACGTACAAACATTATGGCTTACATGGTTATAGTTGTAGCGATGACATTATTCGTTTACCCAGTCGTTGGCCACTGGATCTGGCAAGGTGATGGTTGGTTGACAGCATTAGGCTTCACTGATTTCGCAGGTTCTACTGTCGTTCACTTAACAGGAGCGGTTGGTGCATTAGTTGTTGCAGCAATGGTCGGTCCTCGTGTCGGCAAGTACACAAAAGCCGTAGTTAACGTTATCCCTGGTCATTCAATTCCTCTTGGTGCATTAGGTGTATTCATTCTTTGGTTAGGTTGGTATGGTTTCAACGGTGCTTCAACATTAGCTGCTGATCCAGCTTCAGTGCCTGGTGTTATTGCGAATACATTTTTAGCTGCCTCTGGTGGTGTTATTGCAACAGCATTCTATACACGCTTACGTTACGGATTTATTGATGGTTCTTTAACACTAAATGGCGCATTAGCCGGTTTAGTTAGTATTACTGCTGGTGCTTTAAACTTAAATATCGGATTCGCTATTGTCGCAGGTGCTGTCGGCGGTATCATTTTAGTTGAAGCCGTGCGTTTCATCGAACATAAATTACGTGTTGATGATCCTGTTGGTGCCATCGCTGTTCACGGTGTTTGCGGTATTTGGGGCACATTAGCAGTTGGTTTATTCGATAAAACTGGTGGCGGTTTAATATACGGTCATGGTGCAACATTACTCGGTGTGCAAGCACTAGGTGTAGCAGCTGTCATTATTTGGACTGCTAGTACAGTAGGAATCGCGACTTATATCATCAAAGTATTCATCCCTTTACGTGTTGCATACGAAGAAGAAGTAGAAGGTTTAGATATCGCAGAACATGGTGCTTATGCATATGAAATGCAAGATATGTTCAAAGGTGTAACCAAATCGAATGATAGCTTTGCACAACGCTTAACGAATTTAGGTAAAGCGCCGAGTGCTAGTAATATACAAGAGAAACAAGTTTAA
- a CDS encoding proline dehydrogenase family protein, whose translation MALRDFFISLSENQTLSNAAQQYGVKLGAGSVVAGTSIQEMMENIKQLNLQGISCTVDNLSEFVSDEAEATKAKEEILRMIEAIHAEGVEAHVSLKPSQLGLDIDIDFCYDNVREIVERANEYGIFVNFDMENHNRLQPTFDMLEELLKSFDNVGTVIQAYFHRAKSDIEQFKDTRLRIVKGAYKESEEIAFQDKLDVDVNFLELIEYHLSHGHFTSIATHDHNIIKHVKYFVEKYNIPKEKFEFQMLYGFRKDLQLELAHEGYQVCVYVPYGKDWYGYFMRRLAERPQNLNLVTKQVFTKKTNTVLAVAAGAFILGRLTKKK comes from the coding sequence ATGGCATTACGTGATTTTTTCATTTCTTTATCTGAAAACCAAACATTAAGTAACGCTGCACAACAATACGGTGTAAAACTCGGTGCCGGAAGCGTTGTGGCAGGTACAAGCATCCAAGAAATGATGGAAAATATTAAACAATTAAATTTACAAGGGATCTCTTGTACCGTCGACAATTTAAGTGAATTCGTATCTGATGAAGCTGAGGCTACAAAAGCAAAAGAAGAAATTTTAAGAATGATTGAAGCAATTCATGCAGAAGGTGTGGAGGCACATGTTTCATTAAAGCCATCTCAACTTGGGTTAGATATTGACATCGACTTTTGCTATGACAACGTACGTGAAATTGTTGAACGTGCAAATGAATACGGGATTTTCGTCAACTTTGATATGGAAAATCACAATCGATTACAACCTACATTTGATATGTTAGAAGAACTTCTGAAATCTTTCGATAATGTGGGTACAGTGATCCAGGCGTATTTCCATCGTGCAAAAAGTGATATCGAGCAATTTAAAGATACGCGTTTACGCATTGTAAAAGGCGCTTACAAAGAGTCTGAAGAAATTGCATTTCAAGATAAATTAGATGTTGATGTTAATTTTCTTGAGCTCATTGAATACCATTTATCACATGGTCACTTCACATCCATCGCAACGCATGACCATAATATTATTAAGCATGTGAAATATTTCGTTGAGAAGTACAACATTCCAAAAGAAAAATTCGAATTTCAAATGCTTTATGGCTTCCGAAAAGATTTACAGCTTGAATTAGCACATGAAGGCTATCAAGTTTGTGTGTATGTTCCTTACGGTAAGGATTGGTATGGCTACTTCATGCGTCGCTTAGCAGAACGTCCACAAAACTTAAACCTTGTGACAAAGCAAGTGTTTACGAAGAAAACAAACACGGTACTAGCCGTTGCAGCAGGTGCATTTATACTTGGCCGTTTAACAAAGAAAAAGTGA
- a CDS encoding response regulator transcription factor, translated as MIRIVIAEDQGMLLGAMKSLLSMEDDIEVIGLAKNGEEAVEMVNELQPDVCIMDIEMPIKTGLDAAEELRGSDCKIIILTTFARPGYFERARKAGVRGYLLKDSPIEELVNSIRIIMDGRRIYAPELVDFVYEEDSENPLTDRESQVLELVSEGKTTKEIAAELFLSAGTVRNYISTILDKLGVGNRIEAIARFKEKGWNK; from the coding sequence ATGATTCGAATCGTCATAGCAGAAGATCAGGGGATGCTACTAGGTGCGATGAAATCGTTACTGAGCATGGAGGATGACATAGAAGTTATCGGTCTTGCAAAAAACGGAGAAGAAGCAGTAGAAATGGTCAATGAATTGCAACCAGATGTTTGCATTATGGATATTGAAATGCCGATTAAAACAGGCCTTGATGCAGCGGAAGAACTGCGCGGAAGTGACTGTAAGATTATTATTTTAACAACATTTGCGCGTCCTGGTTATTTTGAACGTGCGCGTAAAGCAGGTGTGCGTGGTTATTTATTAAAAGACAGCCCGATTGAAGAGCTGGTGAATTCGATTCGTATTATTATGGATGGTCGTCGCATTTATGCACCAGAGCTTGTGGATTTTGTGTATGAAGAAGATAGTGAAAATCCGTTAACAGACCGTGAAAGTCAAGTGTTGGAACTTGTTTCTGAAGGGAAAACGACGAAAGAAATTGCCGCAGAATTATTTTTATCAGCAGGAACCGTACGTAATTACATTTCAACAATTTTAGATAAGCTCGGTGTAGGAAATCGTATCGAAGCGATTGCTCGTTTTAAAGAAAAAGGATGGAACAAATAA
- a CDS encoding sensor histidine kinase, whose protein sequence is MQTWYSIIPKSPMLSIYIWIIFCVLPFFFIIHSFTLWQILVGVVLILFYFLCHYFSFKSKSGLRYMWISFQMVVNIVMTLFFGYVYLSLFTAFFIGNIRQSVGFYIMYGLHIGFTVISIVGGYFIYLDLYLTQTPFIIINMLGVVLLPFTLYSRTKRENLEGELETARERISELTVFEERQRIARDLHDTLGQKLSMIGLKSDLAARLVEKNPQQAILEIKDIRQTASVALKEVRELVADMRTVRIEEELYRIEQILKAAQIKLRLNGDLSQIKMPTLAENVISMCLKEVVTNIVKHSQATLCRITFYQSEDEFKVTILDNGKGFERLQLYEGGNGLKGMQERVEFLNGLIEIESELGEGTTVMMTIPLAITHQKGEK, encoded by the coding sequence ATGCAAACTTGGTATAGTATTATCCCAAAAAGCCCGATGTTAAGTATTTATATTTGGATAATTTTTTGTGTTTTACCGTTTTTCTTTATTATCCACTCGTTCACATTGTGGCAAATACTTGTTGGAGTTGTATTGATTTTATTTTATTTTTTATGCCATTATTTTTCGTTCAAATCGAAAAGTGGCTTGAGATATATGTGGATTAGCTTTCAAATGGTAGTGAACATTGTGATGACACTATTTTTTGGCTATGTATATTTATCATTGTTTACTGCATTTTTTATTGGTAATATTAGGCAATCTGTCGGATTCTATATTATGTATGGCTTACATATTGGCTTTACTGTGATATCAATTGTTGGTGGGTATTTCATTTACCTTGATCTCTATTTAACGCAAACACCATTCATTATTATTAATATGCTAGGTGTTGTGCTTCTACCGTTTACGTTGTATTCGAGAACGAAACGTGAAAATTTAGAAGGTGAATTAGAAACGGCTCGAGAACGTATTTCGGAGCTGACGGTTTTTGAAGAACGCCAACGTATTGCACGTGATTTGCATGATACACTTGGTCAAAAATTATCGATGATTGGCCTGAAAAGTGATTTAGCAGCGCGCTTGGTGGAAAAGAATCCACAGCAAGCCATTTTGGAAATTAAAGACATTCGTCAAACAGCAAGTGTTGCGTTGAAGGAAGTACGTGAACTTGTTGCGGATATGCGGACCGTTCGCATTGAAGAAGAGCTATACCGTATAGAGCAAATTTTAAAAGCGGCACAAATTAAATTGCGTTTAAATGGGGATTTATCGCAAATTAAAATGCCAACATTAGCAGAAAATGTCATTAGTATGTGTTTGAAAGAAGTTGTAACGAACATTGTCAAACATAGTCAAGCTACACTTTGTAGAATTACGTTTTATCAAAGTGAGGATGAATTTAAAGTGACGATTTTAGATAATGGGAAAGGCTTTGAACGTTTGCAATTATATGAAGGTGGTAACGGTTTAAAAGGAATGCAAGAGCGCGTCGAATTTTTAAATGGATTAATTGAAATTGAAAGTGAATTGGGTGAGGGGACAACGGTGATGATGACTATACCGTTAGCGATTACTCATCAAAAAGGAGAGAAATGA
- a CDS encoding fatty acid desaturase, which translates to MAKTDAEKTKQLRKDIAPFAKSETRASIQQLLNTVVPLLLIWGAGYALLQVSPWLTALCSVIASGFVVRTFIIFHDCTHGSFFKSKKANDITGFITGIFASFPYEKWKREHTIHHATSSNLDKRGIGDIEMLTVEEYLEKSKLARLGYRLYRNPLVMFGLGPLYMVLVLNRFNRNDAKRKERMNTYMTNIALLVICTTLIISFGWTTFLLVHALTLFIAGSLGIWLFYIQHTYEDSYFEVNSEWDYVKAAVEGSSYYKLPKLLQWVTGNIGFHHVHHLAPRVPNYKLEDAHESIKPLQKATTITIKTSLESIRYKLYDPENYRFVTFKEAAQAEFKRVQQKTSLAK; encoded by the coding sequence ATGGCTAAAACCGATGCAGAAAAAACAAAGCAACTACGTAAAGATATTGCGCCGTTTGCAAAATCTGAAACACGAGCTAGTATTCAACAATTATTAAATACTGTAGTACCATTATTACTAATTTGGGGAGCTGGCTACGCTCTACTACAAGTTTCACCATGGCTAACAGCATTATGTAGTGTCATTGCTTCAGGATTTGTTGTACGTACGTTTATTATTTTCCATGACTGTACACACGGTTCATTTTTCAAAAGTAAAAAAGCAAACGATATTACTGGCTTCATTACTGGGATTTTCGCGTCATTCCCATACGAAAAATGGAAACGTGAGCATACGATTCACCATGCAACAAGTTCGAACTTGGATAAGCGTGGAATAGGCGATATCGAAATGTTAACAGTAGAAGAATATCTCGAAAAATCAAAATTAGCGCGTTTAGGGTACCGTTTATATCGTAATCCCCTTGTTATGTTTGGATTAGGGCCACTTTATATGGTGCTTGTATTAAACCGCTTCAATCGTAATGATGCAAAACGCAAAGAGCGCATGAACACGTATATGACAAATATCGCATTACTTGTTATTTGTACGACGTTAATTATTAGTTTTGGTTGGACGACGTTTTTATTAGTACATGCATTAACACTTTTCATCGCAGGTTCATTAGGAATTTGGTTATTCTACATACAACATACGTATGAAGATTCATATTTTGAAGTGAATTCTGAATGGGATTATGTGAAGGCTGCAGTAGAAGGTAGTTCTTATTATAAATTACCGAAATTGTTACAATGGGTGACAGGTAATATCGGTTTCCACCACGTGCATCATTTAGCACCACGCGTACCGAACTATAAATTAGAAGATGCACATGAATCGATTAAGCCACTGCAAAAGGCAACAACTATTACGATTAAGACAAGTTTAGAATCGATTCGTTATAAATTATATGATCCAGAAAATTACCGCTTTGTTACATTTAAAGAAGCGGCACAAGCAGAATTTAAACGTGTACAACAAAAAACATCTTTAGCAAAATAA
- a CDS encoding GNAT family N-acetyltransferase, which yields MIRQATAADVEMILEIFNDNIVNSTAIYMYKEQTLEQRMAWFEAKKQAGEPLFVYEENGEVAGYATYGSFRPYPAFHYTVEHSVYVHKNHYKKGIASKLMYELIDYARTHDVKTMVACIDKENEASLYIHEKLGFTYSGTIRNAGYKFDRWLDLVFYQLDLEGPKNPQENE from the coding sequence ATGATTCGACAAGCAACTGCAGCCGATGTAGAAATGATTTTAGAAATTTTTAACGACAATATAGTAAATTCTACAGCGATTTATATGTATAAGGAGCAAACCTTAGAGCAACGTATGGCATGGTTTGAAGCGAAAAAACAAGCTGGTGAACCGTTATTTGTTTATGAAGAGAACGGGGAAGTGGCAGGCTACGCAACATATGGTTCATTCCGTCCCTACCCTGCGTTTCATTACACGGTAGAACATTCAGTTTATGTGCATAAAAATCATTACAAAAAGGGTATCGCAAGTAAACTAATGTATGAACTAATCGACTATGCACGTACACATGACGTAAAAACGATGGTCGCTTGCATCGACAAAGAAAATGAAGCGAGTCTTTACATTCATGAAAAATTAGGCTTTACATACAGCGGTACGATACGAAATGCGGGTTATAAATTTGATCGGTGGTTAGATTTAGTATTTTATCAACTAGATTTAGAAGGACCAAAAAATCCGCAAGAAAATGAGTAG
- the metH gene encoding methionine synthase, producing the protein MLNHPIHEQLQKRILIIDGAMGTMLQNENLTYEDFGGEPLDGCNENLVLTRPDVLEKIHRAYLEAGADIICTNTFGGTPLVLNEYDLGEKAVEINQRAVELALAAAKEFSTPEWPRFVAGAMGPTTKTLSVTGGITFEELEQNFYVQAKALVEAGADLLLLETSQDMLNVKAGTLAIRRAFDEVGKELPVMISGTIEPMGTTLAGQSIEAFYISIEHIQPLSVGLNCATGPEFMTDHIRSLAELSNGYISCYPNAGLPDEEGCYHETPESLSKKLTGFAEKGWLNIVGGCCGTTPAHIAAIREALAEVAPRKPKQNTHGHVVSGIEPLQYDDSMRPLFIGERTNVIGSRKFKNLIIDGKFEEAAEIARAQVKNGAHVIDICLANPDRDEVEDMKNFMQEVVKKVKVPLVIDSTDEQVMETALKFSQGKAIINSINLEDGEERFDAVMPLVKKYGAALVVGTIDEIGMAVTREKKLEVAKRSYQLLTEKWGMSPEDIIFDPLMFPVGTGDEQYIGAAEETIEGIRLIKEQLPGCLTVLGVSNVSFGLPPVGREVLNAVYLYHCTQAGLDYAIVNTEKLERYASIPEEEIKLANDLIFNTSDETLAVFTDFYRGKKKDAVEKKLPATVEERLAYYILEGTKEGLIDDLNKALETFDTPLEIINGPLMEGMAEVGRLFNANQLIVAEVLQSAGVMKAAVAHLEQFMEKGESSSSKGTMVLATVKGDVHDIGKNLVDIILSNNGYRVVDLGIKVTPAQLIEAIRKEKPDFIGLSGLLVKSAQQMVITAQDFKEAGIDVPIFVGGAALSRRFTETKIADQYDGPVIYSKDAMQGLEQANRLMNPKERDQLLHELQESREKRIESDAKRAARPVVEVSEKPVRTVGDAPVITPKDLARHIKRNYSIAHLHPYVNMRTLIGHHLGLKGNLEQLLADQDGRAVQLSELVTEYLSGDTLKASGMYQFFPAQADGDDVVIYSPEDQKTEIKRFTFPRQQVAPFLCLADFLKPVDSGKMDYVALMLVSAGYGVSEKARQLKEAGKFLESHALQATALELAEGFAERIHQEIRDQWGFPDATDFTMRDRFAAKYQGQRFSFGYPACPNLEDQEKLFDLLKPEDIGVQLTEGFMMEPEASVSAIVFAHPDARYFNV; encoded by the coding sequence ATGCTTAATCATCCAATTCATGAGCAATTACAAAAAAGAATACTAATCATCGATGGTGCCATGGGGACGATGCTTCAAAATGAAAATTTAACCTATGAGGATTTTGGTGGAGAACCATTAGATGGTTGTAATGAAAATTTAGTCTTAACACGTCCAGACGTTTTAGAGAAAATTCACCGCGCGTATTTAGAGGCTGGTGCAGACATTATTTGTACAAATACATTTGGCGGAACACCGCTTGTATTAAATGAATATGATTTAGGTGAAAAGGCAGTTGAAATTAATCAGCGTGCCGTTGAACTTGCACTGGCTGCTGCAAAAGAATTTTCAACTCCAGAATGGCCACGCTTTGTTGCGGGTGCCATGGGACCGACGACTAAAACCTTATCCGTCACAGGTGGTATTACATTTGAAGAACTTGAACAAAATTTTTATGTGCAAGCTAAGGCCTTAGTAGAAGCAGGAGCGGATTTACTTCTTCTTGAAACATCCCAAGATATGCTAAATGTAAAGGCGGGAACGCTTGCAATTCGCCGCGCATTTGATGAAGTTGGAAAAGAGCTGCCTGTTATGATTTCAGGAACGATTGAACCGATGGGCACAACGCTTGCTGGACAATCCATTGAAGCGTTTTATATTTCAATTGAGCATATTCAACCGTTATCAGTTGGCTTAAATTGTGCGACAGGGCCGGAATTTATGACCGATCATATCCGTTCATTAGCAGAACTTTCAAATGGTTATATTAGTTGTTACCCGAATGCAGGCTTACCTGATGAGGAAGGCTGCTATCACGAAACACCAGAATCATTATCGAAAAAGCTAACGGGCTTTGCGGAAAAAGGATGGTTAAATATAGTAGGAGGTTGCTGCGGGACAACACCTGCGCATATCGCGGCGATTCGAGAAGCACTTGCAGAAGTTGCGCCACGTAAGCCCAAACAAAATACACATGGTCATGTCGTATCAGGGATTGAGCCCCTTCAATATGATGATTCCATGCGCCCGTTATTTATCGGCGAACGTACGAATGTGATCGGCTCACGCAAATTTAAAAACTTAATTATTGATGGCAAGTTTGAAGAGGCTGCTGAAATTGCACGTGCTCAAGTGAAAAACGGTGCGCATGTCATCGATATTTGTTTAGCGAATCCAGACCGCGATGAAGTAGAAGATATGAAAAACTTCATGCAGGAAGTCGTGAAAAAAGTAAAAGTACCACTCGTGATTGACTCAACAGATGAGCAAGTAATGGAAACTGCGTTAAAGTTCTCACAAGGAAAAGCAATTATCAACTCGATTAACCTAGAAGATGGGGAAGAGCGTTTTGATGCGGTGATGCCACTTGTGAAAAAGTACGGGGCAGCACTTGTTGTCGGAACGATTGACGAGATTGGTATGGCGGTTACGCGTGAGAAAAAATTAGAAGTCGCCAAGCGTTCGTATCAATTACTAACCGAAAAATGGGGCATGTCTCCAGAAGATATTATCTTTGATCCACTAATGTTCCCAGTCGGTACAGGGGACGAGCAATACATCGGCGCGGCAGAAGAAACCATTGAAGGTATTCGTTTAATTAAAGAACAGTTACCAGGCTGTTTAACGGTGCTTGGGGTAAGCAATGTATCATTCGGGTTACCTCCAGTAGGACGAGAAGTGTTGAATGCAGTGTATTTATATCACTGTACACAAGCAGGGCTAGACTACGCGATTGTGAATACTGAAAAATTAGAGCGCTACGCCTCGATTCCGGAAGAGGAAATTAAACTTGCAAATGATTTAATTTTTAATACAAGTGATGAAACACTTGCGGTATTTACGGACTTTTATCGTGGTAAAAAGAAGGATGCAGTTGAAAAAAAACTCCCTGCAACGGTGGAAGAGCGTTTAGCGTATTATATTTTAGAAGGCACAAAAGAAGGTCTTATTGACGATTTAAATAAAGCGCTAGAAACTTTCGACACACCACTGGAAATCATTAATGGCCCGTTAATGGAAGGAATGGCTGAGGTCGGTCGCTTATTTAATGCCAATCAGCTAATTGTTGCCGAAGTGTTGCAAAGTGCGGGTGTCATGAAAGCGGCAGTTGCACATTTAGAACAGTTTATGGAAAAAGGCGAATCCAGTTCAAGTAAAGGAACAATGGTATTAGCGACAGTGAAAGGCGACGTGCATGACATCGGCAAAAACTTAGTCGATATTATTTTAAGTAATAATGGGTATCGCGTTGTAGACTTAGGCATTAAAGTAACGCCAGCCCAATTAATCGAAGCGATTCGTAAAGAGAAGCCAGATTTCATCGGGTTATCAGGATTACTCGTGAAATCGGCACAACAAATGGTCATCACGGCACAAGACTTTAAGGAAGCAGGTATTGATGTGCCAATTTTTGTAGGGGGTGCCGCATTATCACGCCGCTTTACAGAAACAAAAATTGCAGATCAGTATGATGGACCGGTTATTTATTCAAAAGATGCGATGCAAGGATTAGAGCAGGCGAATCGTTTAATGAACCCAAAAGAGCGTGATCAGCTTTTGCATGAACTTCAAGAATCTCGAGAAAAGCGTATCGAATCCGATGCAAAACGCGCGGCTCGTCCAGTGGTTGAAGTAAGCGAAAAACCAGTCCGAACAGTAGGAGATGCACCGGTAATCACGCCGAAGGATTTAGCCCGCCATATTAAACGGAATTACTCAATTGCGCATTTGCACCCCTATGTAAATATGCGTACATTAATCGGACATCATTTAGGCTTGAAAGGCAATTTAGAGCAGCTACTCGCTGATCAAGATGGACGTGCAGTACAGCTAAGTGAATTAGTAACCGAGTATTTAAGTGGAGACACGTTAAAAGCATCAGGCATGTATCAATTTTTCCCTGCACAAGCAGATGGAGACGATGTAGTCATTTACAGCCCAGAAGATCAAAAAACAGAAATTAAACGTTTCACATTCCCGCGCCAGCAAGTAGCACCATTCCTTTGTTTGGCGGACTTCTTAAAGCCAGTTGATAGTGGGAAAATGGACTATGTTGCACTAATGCTCGTATCAGCAGGTTACGGTGTCAGCGAAAAAGCGCGCCAATTAAAAGAAGCAGGGAAGTTTTTAGAAAGCCATGCACTACAAGCAACTGCGCTCGAACTTGCCGAAGGTTTTGCTGAACGTATTCACCAAGAAATTCGTGACCAGTGGGGCTTCCCAGATGCGACAGATTTCACGATGCGCGACCGCTTTGCAGCGAAATACCAGGGGCAGCGCTTTAGCTTTGGCTATCCAGCGTGTCCAAATTTAGAGGATCAAGAAAAGTTATTTGACCTCTTGAAGCCAGAAGATATCGGTGTACAATTGACAGAAGGCTTTATGATGGAACCAGAAGCAAGTGTATCAGCGATTGTTTTTGCACATCCGGATGCACGTTACTTTAATGTGTAA